The genomic segment ACAAAGAGAcaccaggacagggacacacggatGGGGagtggcagccctggggcaggggacagggatccatggatggggaagggaaggggcgGGCAGGGCTAAAGGACAGGGTGGGacctgctgggggctgtggggctgtgaggggattCCCTGGGGCcgtgtgtggggctgtggggtccctgtggggctgtggggtccctgtggggctcTCAGGGTTCCCTGGGCCatgtgtggggctgtggggtccctgtggggctctcaggggtccctgtggggctctcaggggtccctgtggggctgtagggtccctgtggggctgtggggtccctgTCGGGCTCTCaggggtccctgtggggctgtggggtccctgtggggctctcaggggtccctgtggggctgtggggtccctgtggggctctcaggggtccctgtggggctcTCAGGGGtctctgtggggctgtggggtccctgtggggctctcaggggtccctgtggggctcTCAGGGGtctctgtggggctgtggggtccctgtggggctctcaggggtccctgtggggctctcaggggtccctgtggggctcTCAGGGGtctctgtggggctgtggggtccctgTGAGGCTCTCaggggtccctgtggggctgtggggtccccGTGGGGCTCTCAGGGGTTCCCTGGGCCGTGTGTGGCGCTGGGCGCTCCCCGTGCCCCCGGCAGTGCCCGGCGCACCTGGCAGGTGTCGATGCCGCCCCGCGGGTACCCTGCGCACAggtcctgggggtgcagggcCCCCCCGTACCAGCGGCTGCTGTTGCACAGCTGGGCGTCCATCAGCCGCACCTTGGCCTCCTGCAGCGCCAGGCGCGGGCCGGGAGCTGCGGGCACAGCGGGCACAGGGGGCACTGAGCACCCGGCACctccccgggcacggccccTGTCCCGCCGTGTCCGTGCCGGGCCCCGGCGGGCACTGACCGCTGTCCGGGGCCGCTCTCCAGCCCGCCATGTAGCAGGTCCTCAGCTCGGCCACTGCCAGGGCGCTGTCGGGCACGCAGCCCAGCTGGATGTAGTCGCTGCACTCCacgggctgctccagctccagcagggcgATGTTGTTCCTGGCCGTGGTGGCCACGTAgccctggtgcagcagcagcctctggatgTGCCTCACCGCAGCCTCGGGGCCCGGCTGGGTCAGGTCCGTGGCACCGATCACGACTTCATAAAGGGAGATGTCCCTGGGGGGCAGGGGACGGGCAGTGGGGTGACAGGGACCAGGGCCACGGCGTggggcagcctggcagctgcacCGTGCTGTGGGGACACCCCTGTGCTATGGGGACATCCCTGACCCTGCTGAGGGGACATATCtgtgctctggggacacccctgACCCTCCTTTGGGgacatctctgtgctgaggggaCATCCCTGACCCTCCTGTGGGGACATCTCTGTGCTCTGGTGACATCCCTGACCCTCCTTTGGGgacatctctgtgctgaggggaCATCCCTGACCCTCCTCTGGGGACACCTCTGTGCTGTAGAGAAACCCCTGAccctgctgtggggacaccCCTGTGCTATGGGGACACCCCTGACCCTGCTGTGGGGAcatccctggccctgctgaggggACATATCTGTGCTCTGGGGACATCCCTGACCCTCCTTTGGGgacatctctgtgctgaggggaCATCTCTGACCCTCCTGTGGGGACATCCCTGACCCTCCTGTGGGGACATCTCTATGCTCTGGTGACATCCCTGACCCTCCTGTGGGGACATCTCTGTGCTCTGGTGACATCCCTGATCCTCCTGTGGGGACATCTCTGTGCTCTGGGGACATCCTTGACCCTTCTGTGGGGACGTCCCTGACCCTGCTGTGGGGACGTCCCTCTGGTTTGGGGACATCCCTAACCTTGCTGAGGGGACATCTCtgtgctctggggacacccctgACCCTCCTCTGGGGACACCTCTGTGCTGTAGAGACACCCCTGAccctgctgtggggacaccCCTCTCTTTTGGGGACATTCCCGTCCTTACTCGTCCCTACCGAGACCTGAAGAAGCACTGTGCCACCGTGAGCACCCACTGCGGGTGGATCAGTGCCCCCGAGCACATGTGCCACGTGCCATTCTTGAAGGTGGCCTGGATGCTGACGATGCCAGGCCAGGTGCCCGAGGGGACACCAGGGCCACCTGTGACGAGGGAAGTGACATCAGAAGACCCCAAGGATGCGTAGTCACCGTCAGGGGGGTCGTAGTCCAGAATCTCAGAGCTGTGGTCGAAGGCCATGGGCCGGAGCCCGCAGGTGCCTCTGGAAGCACAGAGCCATCACTGCCCTGctcggggacagcagggacagccacccCCGGGctcccctgtgcctgtgccaggccAGCCCCCAGTGTCCCCGAGCACCCCGGGCACACCGACCTGCAGGTGTCCCAGGAGCCCCCCACGGGCCcggccagggccagcaggacacagagcagccacagcagagccatCGGTGCCAGCGcgggtggcacagccaggccacAGGTGTCACCCGTGGTGCCACCGCGCCGGGCTGATGTCACAGAGGGTGGCACGGGGCGCTGGAACCCTGGAATGCTCGGCCTGGAGGGACCTTGACGAGGTCAGGGCGGCCCCCGCTGCCCCGGGCCTGGTGACACCccaaaattaaatcaaaattagACTTCGAGATAGATGCACCTGTCAATAATTAATCATCGGGGCTCTTGTTACTTCGTTAGGTGTAATTGGCAAGCTCAGGGATCTGGGCTGCAGACACACAGACCCGATGGACACATCCACGTGGATTtttggggagcacagggatCTGGGCTGCAGACACCCAGACCCAAAGGGTGGACGTCCAAGGCTGGCACCCTGGGCACCCTCGTGTTTGTTGTAGGGGCAGACACTCTCCTGTGAGGCTAAACCCCACCAAGACCCCGTGGGTTGCTGAGGGGTCTCTCTGGAGACCCCCCCCAGAATTTTGGGGGTCGCGGGGGCTCgtcccagcagcaccccaggaaATGGCCCCTCTGTGACCCTAAAAATGGGGGATTTTGGGTTTGGTTCCTCTGTCTGAagctctctcttcctcctccgGAAAGAGCCGtgccagcctctgctcccaggggatttccagccaggctgagcccaggcGTAGGAGAGAAATAATAAAGAACGGAAtgacaataaattaaattatgacTGCGGGTCGGTGCTCCTCCAAGCAAAGGGCGATGGGACAGGGTGGCAGCTCTCGTCTCAGCCAAGAAAACTGAAACGTGAGGCAAAAAAACAGGGTGAAATTCATCCCCAAAATGGGATTTGAGGGCTGGGTGCTGTTGGGGAAGGGAGCTGTCGCTCCCCCGTGTCCCGGGGTTCCCCAGAGCAGttctggcagggaggggaacGGGGCCGGTTtgggctccctgtgctggagagGTCACCCAGGACCGGCGTCAgcactgcagggtttggggctgaTTTCAGCAAATTTGGGTTGAGACTCAGCAGATCCTTTCAGGAAAACCCCGAATCCCCTATGCTGGCCACGTTTCGGGGGTGACAACTCccccgtgtccctgctgtccctcgtgtccctgctgtccctcgTGTCCCTTCAACTACTGTCACCCCGGGGTAGAAATCAATTACCAATTATAGCCGTAATCATACAATTCAACAACCCCTCCCAGCCGCGGGTTCTCTGGGGCACGGAGCGCACGGCTGGGGCAGATTCGGGAAGGGCGGGATCGCCCAGAGCGATTTGGGCCCGACCCAAATTTGGGCTCCGCACGGGACGGGGTGCGCTGGCCCTTTAAGGCACCGACAGGTGCTGCAGCGCCACACCGCGCGGGGGCGGGACCAACGGTGTTGAGTGACGGGAAGATTAACCAATGGAAAGGCAGAGTGAGGAGGGTCTAGCCAATGAGCGGGCTGgacggggagggggcggggctgggctggctgcgGGGCGAAGCGGGGACCGGTCCCGCTCGGCTCCGTTCGGCTCCGTTCGACACCGCTCGGCTCCGTTCGGTTCCGTTCGTCCCCGCTcggccccgctcggccccgcTCGGCAatggcggggcgggcggcggtcCCCGCCCGGCCCCTCGGGGACGATTTCTCCTTCGTGAGCCCGGTGGCCAAGTACGTGCTCTTCTTCTTCAACCTGCTCTTCTGGGTGAGTGCGGGGGCACCGGGACACCCCATTCCCGAGGGACACCCTGcggctgtccccatccctgcatcccGCTGGGACACCGCCATCGCCGGCATCCCCGGGACCACCCATCCCTGGGATCCCACCGGGACCCCAAGCCCTTGGGATTGTCTCCATCCCTGAACCCTGTTGGGATCCCCATCCCTGAGATCCCACCGGGACCCCAAGCCCTTGGGATTATCTCCATCCCTGAATCCTGTTGGGATCCCCATCCCTGAGATCCGACCGGGACCCCCAGCCCTTGGGATTGTCTCCATCCCTAAACCCCCTTGGGACCCCCCAGCCCTTGGGGTTTTCTCCATCCCTGAACCCTTTTGGGATCCCccatccccagggacccccagccctTGGGATTGTCTCCATCCCTAAACCCCCTTGGGACCCCCCAGCCCTTGGGGTTTTCTCCATCCCTGAACCCTGCTGGGATCCCccatccccagggacccccagccctTGGGACTGTCTCCATCCCTGAACCCTTTTGGGATCCCccatccccagggacccccggCCCTCTCTGCACCCCTGGACCCATTTGGGACCCCGCATTCCCGGGATCCCCTgacccagctccatccccaggaCCCCACCGGGAGCCCCTTGGCTTtggagctgtccccagccctggtcCCCACTGGAATCCACTCGGGGTCCCTGGAGCCCCCCAACCCCAGCATCCCACCGTGACCCCTCATTCCTGAGGGACTCCtcccagtccccatccctggaccCCACTGGGATCCCCCATTCCAGAAGGGTTTCCCCATTCCCCGAGGGTTTTTGGGGTCCTTTGGATCCCCACCCCTTCACCGGGACCCTTCCTGGCCCCACGCAGGTGACAATCCCCCCgagaggggacagagccccTCTTGTCCCAGCCCACTCCAGAGAGGTCTCCTGCAGGGAAGCCACAGTTTCCCCTGTTTGGGgcctttttgatttttttttttttaatattttgagggatttttatgtttttgagAAGTTTTAtgttttgagtatttttttacattttggagacttttaaaaaatgttttggagaCTTTTGTACTTCTTGGGAGGTTTGGGCATTTTTTAATGCTTaatgctgaatttttaaatttttggggggattttttaatgcttttgctgggatttttttgcagggtgggattttgggggtgtttttttcgGGTTATTTCCGTGTTTGCAAGGCTATTTTTGAGGAAGTTTCTGGCTTCCGATAAAAACCACGTCCCTGTGTCCAGTCACCCGTAGAGGAACAGCGCTGGCGGGCGGGTGACCTCCGGGAGGTGGGGACAGAGGTGGCCTCCCAATGGGTGGGGACAGAGGTGGCCTCCCAGGGGGTGAGGACAGAAGTGGCCTCCCAATGGGTGGGGACAGAGGTGACCTCCGGGAGGTGGGGACAGAGGTGGCCTCCCAATGGGTGGGGACAGAGGTGGCCTCGCAGAGGGTGGGGACAGAGGTGACCTCCGGGAGGTGGGGACAGAGGTGACCTCCCAATGGGTGGGGACAGAGGTGACctcccaggggtggggacagaggtggcctcccaggggtggggacagaggTGGCCTCTTAGAGGGTGGGGACAGAGGTGACctcccaggggtggggacagaggTGACCTCCCAATGGGTGGGGACGCAGGTGGCctcccaggggtggggacagaggTGACCTCCCAGAGGGTGGGGACAGAGGTGATGGCCTCCCAGGGGGTGGGGACAGAGGTGACCTCCCAATGGGTGGGGACAGAGGTGACctcccaggggtggggacagaggTGACCTCCCAATGGGTGGGGACAGAGGTGACCTCCCAATAGGTGGGGACAGAGGTGGCctcccaggggtggggacagaggTGACCTCCCAGAGGTGGGGACAGAGGTGGTGACCTCCCAGAGGTGGGGACAGAGGTGATGGCctcccaggggtggggacacgCTGGACACCGGTGTGACAGGTGTCACCCACCttgtggcagcagccacagctcggGTGCCCCGTTTGCACCCCTGACTCGGGGGTGCTGCAGGTGGGGACGCGGGTGTGGCACGGGGGTGGTGACACCTGCGGGGCCACCTCTGTCCCTCCGCAGGTGATCTCCATGGTGATGGTGGCCGTGGGGGTCTACGCCCGGCTGCTGAAGCACGCAGgtgagctgggggtgctggccGGGGTGTGGGGTGCCGGCCGTGGTGGCCGTGCTGGTGACAGCTGGCCGTGACAGAGGCGGCCATGGCGTGCCTGGCGGTGGACCCTGCCATCCTCCTCATCATCGTGGGCGTCCTCACCTTCCTCATCACCTTCTGCGGCTGCGTCGGCTCCTTGCGGGAGAACAtctgcctgctgcaggtggTGAGTGCTGCAGGGCGGGGAGTCCCTGGTGGGGACACTGGTGGCATCTCGGTGTCCCCACCGCGGTGCCCTCACCGTCACATCCCTTCCCCGCAGTTCTCCGTCTGCCTGACCATCatcttcctcctgcagctggcgGCCGGTGTGCTGGGCTTTGTCTTCTCTGATAAGGTACTGGgggagcagtggggacaggggtggccCCGGTCCTGTCCTGCTGGTGACAGCCTCACTGGTGTCCCCTCTGTTTGTCCCCCAGGCACGCGGGAAGGTCAGTGAGATCATCAACGGGGCCATCGTGCACTACCGGGATGACCTGGACCTGCAGAACCTCATCGACTTCGGGCAGAAGGAGGTGACCGGGGGGTCTGCAGGGTTGGGGTGTCCCTCCAGCAGAGGAGGACGTGTCCCCACTTCTGTGTCAGCCTCAGATCTGTGGGGCAGCACGGGCTGGAGACGTTGGGTGGCTCCTCCAGGAGGATTTGATGCTCACGGTGAtgtcctgctggggcagggggaggctggggggagctgggggcacagccctgagtgTCCTGTCCCTGGCATGGCCGGGGTCCCCTGCCCGCAGTTCAGCTGCTGCGGGGGCGTCTCCTACAAGGACTGGTCACAGAACATGTACTTCAACTGCACGGCCACCAACCCCAGCCGCGAGCGCTGCGCCgtgcccttctcctgctgcctgcacgaCTCCGAGCAGGTCAGTGCTGGGCTGGCCTGGgaccctgccccagcctgtcctcCGTCCCCTGGGGCTGtctgagccctgagccctgcccggggggaGGAACAGCCTGATGGCAGTGAATGGACCCATCTGCCTTGGGGGTTTGGGTTCCCCATCCACCTTTGGGGTTTGGGTTCTCTGTCCCACACTCTCGGTTTGGGTTCCCCATCCACACTCTGGGTTTGGGTTCCCCATCTGCCTTTAAGGTTTGGGTTCCCCATCCACCTTTGGGGTTTGGGTTCTCTGTCCCACACTCTGGGTTTGGGTTCCCCATCCACACTCTGGGTTTGGGTTCCCCCATCCCACACTCTGGATTTGGGTTCCCCATCCACCTTTGGGTTTGGGTTCCCCATCCCACACTCTGGATTTGGGTTCCCCATCCACCTTTGGGTTTGGGTTCCCCATCCACCTTTGGGTTTGGGTTCCCCATCCACACTCTGGGTTTGGGTTCCCCATCTGCCTTTAAGGTTTGGGTTCCCCATCCACCTTTGGGTTTGGGTTCCCCATCCACACTCTGGGTTTGGGTTCCCCATCCGCCTTCGGGGTTTGGGTTCCCCATCCCACACTCTGGATTTGGGTTCCCCATCCACCTTTGGGGTTGGGTTCCCCATCCACCTTTGGGTTTGGGTTCCCCATCCACACTCTGGGTTTGGGTTCCCCCATCCACCTTTGGGTTTGGGTTCCCCATCCACCTTTGGGGTTGGGTTCCCCATCCACCTTTGGGTTTGGGTTCCCCATCTCatcttttgggtttgggttCCCCATCTCatcttttgggtttgggttCCCCATCCACACTCTGGGTTTGGGTTCCCCATCCACCTTTGGGTTTGGGTTCCCCATCCACACTCTGGGTTTGGGTTCCCCATCTCatcttttgggtttgggttCCCCATCCACACTCTGGGTTTGGGTTCCCCATCTCatcttttgggtttgggttCCCCATCCAcctttggggtttgggtttccCATCCGCCTTCGGGGTTTGGGTTCCCCATCCACACTCTGGGTTTGGGTTCCCCATCTGCCTTTGGGTTTTGGGTTCCCCCATCCCACACTCTGGGTTCCCAAATCGACCCTCTGGGTTTGGGAACTTTGTGTTTGGGGACTCCTGGGCTGTGGTGAGGTGTGGGAGAACTctccctccccagagctggaatTGGCTCTTTGGGGACAGGTGGCTCTGGAGGGCTGGCGTGGGGACACCGAGGAAGGGGACAGTGCACCAAGGCAagggccagagctgctggtgaccccacagccaccccagcagagcaggaaccCCAGTGTGTCCTGTCAGCTGCTGGTGACCCCACAGCTccccccaggagcagggacCCTGGgtgtcctgtccccagcccctgtgtgctctgtcccctgtgccaggctgtcaTCAACACCATGTGTGGCCACGGGATGCAGGCCCGGGGCTACCTGGAGGCCAGCGCCTTCATCCACACCAACGGCTGCATCGACAAGCTGGTGAACTGGACCCACAGCAACCTCTTCCTGCTGGGGGGCATCgccctggggctggccctgccccaggTACGGGCCCCGGGCACTGGGGGGAGAGGGGTCTGTCCCAAAGCTCTGCTTTGGGGGGGGTTTTATGGGGAGCTGCCTTCATGATGGCGAGATGGGGGAgttgggatgggatttggggtgggggaTGACGCAAAGGGCAGGCACAGGGCGTGGGGTGACACTGCCTGCTGTCGCTCAGtacctccctctccccttcctcttcctccctctcccccctccctcttgctttctttccctttctctcatttttctctttctccttcccttcctctccgTTTCTCTCCccccttctttttccctttcccctttcccccttcctctctcatttccttccctgttccccttcctctttcttgtcccttttcctccctcttcctttccccttcctcttcctccctctcgCCTCTccctcttgctttttttccctttctctcatttttgtcctcttcttcttctccttccctccctctccgTTTCTCTccccccttccttttccctttcccccttcctctctcatttccttccctattctccttcctctttcttgtcccttctcctcttcctctctttcctcttcctcccccttctccttccccttcgCCTTCCCTTTATCTcactcccctttccctctccccatcctctccctctcctccatctcccccttcctcctcctctcccctcactCTCCTTATCTatctcccttccctctcccaatcccttccctctcccctccttttccctctccctgccctcccctgcagcTGGTGGGCATCGTCCTGGCGCAGCTCCTCATCAACCAGATCCGCGACCAGATCAAGCTGCAGCTCTACAACCAGCAGCACCGGGCAGACCCCTGGTACTGAGCGGCGCTCCCGGGGCGTTCCCAGAGCCCGGCTCCGCGGGGAGAGCCCGCGGGGCTCCCCTGGAGAACGGGG from the Prinia subflava isolate CZ2003 ecotype Zambia unplaced genomic scaffold, Cam_Psub_1.2 scaffold_264_NEW, whole genome shotgun sequence genome contains:
- the LOC134565336 gene encoding acrosin-like: MALLWLLCVLLALAGPVGGSWDTCRGTCGLRPMAFDHSSEILDYDPPDGDYASLGSSDVTSLVTGGPGVPSGTWPGIVSIQATFKNGTWHMCSGALIHPQWVLTVAQCFFRSRDISLYEVVIGATDLTQPGPEAAVRHIQRLLLHQGYVATTARNNIALLELEQPVECSDYIQLGCVPDSALAVAELRTCYMAGWRAAPDSAPGPRLALQEAKVRLMDAQLCNSSRWYGGALHPQDLCAGYPRGGIDTCQGDIGGPLVCKDHVGDYFWLVGLASWGKGCAGDKRPGVFTSTQHFHGWIQLQMRSVPADPAPTLTAPAPAPSLVPMPAPRPTLSLAVITASPEPESDTTITISFPKVVLLRFFQALQDFLEFLRDKVC
- the TSPAN33 gene encoding tetraspanin-33 isoform X1, which codes for MSGLDGEGAGLGWLRGEAGTGPARLRSAPFDTARLRSVPFVPARPRSAPLGNGGAGGGPRPAPRGRFLLREPGGQVISMVMVAVGVYARLLKHAEAAMACLAVDPAILLIIVGVLTFLITFCGCVGSLRENICLLQVFSVCLTIIFLLQLAAGVLGFVFSDKARGKVSEIINGAIVHYRDDLDLQNLIDFGQKEFSCCGGVSYKDWSQNMYFNCTATNPSRERCAVPFSCCLHDSEQAVINTMCGHGMQARGYLEASAFIHTNGCIDKLVNWTHSNLFLLGGIALGLALPQLVGIVLAQLLINQIRDQIKLQLYNQQHRADPWY
- the TSPAN33 gene encoding tetraspanin-33 isoform X2; its protein translation is MAGRAAVPARPLGDDFSFVSPVAKYVLFFFNLLFWVISMVMVAVGVYARLLKHAEAAMACLAVDPAILLIIVGVLTFLITFCGCVGSLRENICLLQVFSVCLTIIFLLQLAAGVLGFVFSDKARGKVSEIINGAIVHYRDDLDLQNLIDFGQKEFSCCGGVSYKDWSQNMYFNCTATNPSRERCAVPFSCCLHDSEQAVINTMCGHGMQARGYLEASAFIHTNGCIDKLVNWTHSNLFLLGGIALGLALPQLVGIVLAQLLINQIRDQIKLQLYNQQHRADPWY